CCGGTTAAAATTTTTAATGGGAAAGATCTTTCCGGCTGGAAAATCAACGGTACAGAAAAATGGTACGTTGAAAAAGGAGAGCTGATTTGTGAAAGCGGCCCGGACAAAAAATACGGTTACCTTACTACAGATAAGCTGTACAAGGATTTTGATCTTTCCCTTCAATTTAAGCAGGAAGCCAATGGGAACAGCGGTGTTTTCTTCAGATCAAGCGTAACGGGAACTACCGTGGCTGGCTGGCAGGTGGAAGTTGCTCCGAAAAACCATGATACCGGAGGTGTGTACGAGTCTTATGGACGTGGCTGGCTTCACCAGATCCCCGACGAAAAGGAAGGTTTCCTAAAGGTGGGCGAATGGAATACCTTGAGAATTAAGGTTGTAGGGGATCACGTGCAAACCTGGCTGAACGGGCACGATATGGTGGATTTCAAAGATGAAAAAATAGGTGCTGCCAACGGTTCCATAGCCCTGCAGATTCATGACGGAGGTGGTATTAAAGTGCGCTGGAAAAATATGCTGATCGAAGAGCTATAAGGATGGCCTGACCGGGCGGAATTGATACATCGATATCTGTCGTTCATTCTCCATTCTGATGTAGTTCGTCGGAAATAGCTTAGAATAGAGCTTCATGACTAATAGGTTTGTGTCAGCAAAAACACAATCTGTTGGTCATGAGGCTTTTTTAGTTTTTGTTTAGCCGGTGATCGGATGGGAGAAGAGTCTCCATCAAAAATAACGGCAAAGCTATCCGAGACGGTACCACCTCCGACAGAGCAGATGCGTTTTCGTTACAAACCTATGAAAGGACTAATGAACTCTAAATCATGAAAAAACAGATTATTACG
This portion of the Dyadobacter sp. CECT 9275 genome encodes:
- a CDS encoding 3-keto-disaccharide hydrolase — protein: MLKLRYLLTLSAAVLLFNSAFLVLKTTGDGKKKPVKIFNGKDLSGWKINGTEKWYVEKGELICESGPDKKYGYLTTDKLYKDFDLSLQFKQEANGNSGVFFRSSVTGTTVAGWQVEVAPKNHDTGGVYESYGRGWLHQIPDEKEGFLKVGEWNTLRIKVVGDHVQTWLNGHDMVDFKDEKIGAANGSIALQIHDGGGIKVRWKNMLIEEL